A region of Myxococcus stipitatus DSM 14675 DNA encodes the following proteins:
- the rtcR gene encoding RNA repair transcriptional activator RtcR, whose amino-acid sequence MAKTKARQTVVLGMLGTTLDTGQGPQRWSKWRPTVALCQQEDLVVHRLELLHPPGATAIAGTLVADIRQVSPETTVRTVPMAIRNPWDLEETYGALLDYVRAYPFNPEEEDYLVHITTGTHIAQICMFLLVESRLIPGRLVQLSPEKRDSSRAGTHTLIDLDLSRYDTLAKRFQQEQREGLSFLKSGIDTRNAAFNRLIERIEQVATNSRAPLLITGPTGAGKSQLARRIYTLKKTRATVSGPFVDLNCATLRGDGAMSALFGHVKGSFTGALQDRPGLLRQAHGGVLFLDEIGELGADEQAMLLRALEDKRFLPVGSDREVESDFQLIAGTNRDLRDDVEQGRFREDLLARINLWTFQLPGLRERPEDIAPNLLYELDRASETMGTRITLNKEAQERFLRFATSPDARWTGNFRDLNAAVLRMATLAPGGRITRDVVDEELERLRAQWRTGGTRPGPLRATGTGDKVAEVMGEELAQELDRFDRVQLADVLGVCQGVRSLSEAGRVLFTQSRARKASVNDADRLKKYLARFGLTWVDVSGRGTTTPE is encoded by the coding sequence ATGGCGAAAACCAAGGCGAGGCAGACGGTGGTCCTGGGCATGCTCGGGACGACGCTCGACACGGGCCAGGGGCCGCAGCGGTGGTCCAAGTGGCGGCCCACGGTGGCGCTGTGCCAGCAGGAGGACCTGGTGGTGCACCGGCTGGAGCTCCTGCACCCACCCGGAGCGACGGCCATCGCCGGGACGCTGGTCGCGGACATCCGGCAGGTGTCCCCGGAGACCACGGTGCGCACCGTGCCCATGGCCATCCGCAACCCGTGGGACCTGGAGGAGACGTATGGCGCGCTGCTCGACTACGTGCGCGCGTACCCCTTCAACCCGGAGGAGGAGGACTATCTCGTCCACATCACGACGGGCACGCACATCGCCCAGATCTGCATGTTCCTCCTGGTGGAGAGCCGGCTCATCCCCGGGCGGCTGGTGCAGCTGTCTCCCGAGAAGCGGGACAGCTCGAGAGCGGGCACGCACACGCTCATCGACCTGGACCTGTCGCGCTACGACACGCTGGCCAAGCGCTTCCAACAGGAGCAGCGCGAGGGCCTGTCCTTCCTCAAGTCCGGCATCGACACCCGCAACGCCGCCTTCAACCGACTCATCGAGCGCATCGAACAGGTGGCGACGAACTCACGCGCGCCGCTGCTCATCACCGGCCCCACCGGCGCGGGCAAGTCGCAGCTCGCGCGGCGCATCTACACCCTGAAGAAGACCCGGGCCACCGTGAGCGGGCCCTTCGTGGACCTCAACTGCGCCACGCTGCGCGGTGACGGCGCCATGTCCGCGCTCTTCGGGCACGTGAAGGGCTCCTTCACCGGCGCGCTCCAGGACCGCCCCGGCCTGCTGCGACAGGCCCACGGCGGCGTGCTGTTCCTGGACGAGATTGGCGAACTGGGCGCGGACGAGCAGGCCATGCTGCTGCGGGCCCTGGAGGACAAGCGCTTCCTTCCGGTGGGCTCGGACCGCGAGGTGGAGAGCGACTTCCAGCTCATCGCCGGCACCAACCGCGACCTGCGAGACGACGTCGAACAAGGCCGCTTCCGAGAAGACCTGCTCGCGCGCATCAACCTGTGGACCTTCCAGTTGCCCGGGCTGCGCGAGCGTCCGGAGGACATCGCCCCCAACCTCCTCTACGAGCTGGACCGGGCCTCGGAGACCATGGGCACACGCATCACCCTGAACAAGGAGGCCCAGGAGCGCTTCCTGCGCTTCGCCACCTCCCCCGATGCGCGGTGGACGGGGAACTTCCGGGACCTCAACGCCGCGGTGCTGCGCATGGCCACCCTCGCGCCCGGTGGACGCATCACCCGCGACGTGGTGGATGAAGAGCTGGAGCGGCTGCGCGCGCAGTGGCGCACCGGGGGCACGCGCCCGGGCCCGCTGCGCGCCACGGGCACCGGAGACAAGGTCGCCGAGGTGATGGGCGAGGAGCTGGCGCAAGAGCTGGACCGGTTCGACCGCGTGCAGCTCGCGGACGTGCTGGGCGTCTGCCAGGGCGTGCGCTCGCTGTCGGAGGCGGGGCGCGTGCTCTTCACCCAATCCCGCGCACGCAAGGCGAGCGTCAACGACGCGGACCGCCTCAAGAAATACCTCGCGCGCTTCGGGCTCACCTGGGTCGACGTGTCCGGGCGTGGGACGACGACGCCCGAGTGA
- a CDS encoding M24 family metallopeptidase, with protein MTLLKWAVVPLVLLSACSSSRKEGAGAEPHRLLPLSQQLALRQTWLEKRHGMLLEMMRRHGVGMWIIVNEEFHDDPLTQFVAPPLPYAGNRDIFVFVDAGADGLRRVALTGYGEEALQRFFEIPTEGRSPAEFLAELDARHQPQRIALSTGGKRGVTRSLTRDGYLFLKEALGAGAEARFVSAEPLIEEYLDTRIPEEWEHYRGMVALTDAIVKEALSSAVVVPGRTTVGDVRRWLYDKVGSLGVGTWFQPDLRVQRQGGLGTTSRGFLAVAKESVVIERGDLIHVDFGISHLGLHTDWQKMAYVLREGETDAPVGLKNALANTHALQDVLMLKASRPGRSSADVFHETMTEMGARGIQADVYSHPLGNQGHALGASIDFRSANRKEAPKPLREGSYIAIELSTTTPVPEWGGQKVAVMEEDPAYLTAEGWKFFVPRQEAFYLIR; from the coding sequence ATGACCCTGTTGAAGTGGGCGGTGGTCCCGCTCGTGCTGCTCTCGGCGTGTTCGTCTTCCCGGAAGGAAGGGGCGGGCGCGGAGCCGCACCGGTTGTTGCCCTTGTCCCAGCAGCTCGCGCTCCGGCAGACCTGGCTGGAGAAGCGCCACGGCATGCTGCTGGAGATGATGCGCCGCCATGGCGTGGGCATGTGGATCATCGTCAACGAGGAGTTCCATGATGATCCGCTCACGCAGTTCGTGGCGCCGCCGCTCCCGTACGCGGGCAATCGCGACATCTTCGTCTTCGTGGATGCCGGGGCGGACGGCCTCCGGCGCGTGGCGTTGACGGGCTACGGGGAGGAGGCGCTCCAGCGCTTCTTCGAGATTCCCACCGAGGGCAGGTCCCCGGCGGAGTTCCTCGCGGAGCTGGATGCGCGGCACCAGCCCCAGCGCATCGCCCTGTCGACGGGCGGCAAGCGGGGCGTGACGCGCAGCCTGACGCGGGATGGCTACCTCTTCTTGAAGGAGGCGCTGGGAGCGGGCGCGGAGGCGCGGTTCGTCAGCGCGGAGCCGCTCATCGAGGAGTACCTGGACACGCGCATCCCCGAGGAGTGGGAGCACTACCGGGGCATGGTGGCGCTCACGGACGCCATCGTGAAGGAGGCCCTCTCCTCCGCGGTGGTGGTGCCGGGGCGGACGACGGTGGGCGACGTGCGCCGCTGGCTCTACGACAAGGTGGGCTCGCTGGGCGTGGGCACGTGGTTCCAGCCGGACCTGCGCGTGCAGCGCCAGGGCGGACTGGGGACGACGTCACGCGGATTCCTGGCCGTGGCGAAGGAGAGCGTGGTCATCGAGCGGGGAGATTTGATCCACGTGGACTTCGGCATCAGCCACCTGGGCCTGCACACGGACTGGCAGAAGATGGCCTACGTGTTGCGCGAAGGGGAGACGGACGCCCCCGTGGGCTTGAAGAACGCGCTGGCCAACACGCACGCGCTCCAGGACGTGTTGATGTTGAAGGCCTCGCGGCCGGGCCGCTCCTCGGCGGACGTGTTCCACGAGACCATGACGGAGATGGGGGCGCGAGGCATCCAGGCGGATGTGTACAGCCATCCCTTGGGGAACCAGGGCCACGCGTTGGGCGCGTCCATCGACTTCCGGTCCGCGAACCGCAAGGAGGCACCGAAGCCGCTGCGAGAGGGCTCGTACATCGCCATCGAGCTCAGCACGACGACGCCTGTGCCCGAGTGGGGCGGGCAGAAGGTCGCGGTGATGGAGGAGGACCCGGCCTATCTCACCGCGGAGGGCTGGAAGTTCTTCGTGCCTCGGCAGGAGGCCTTCTACCTCATCCGGTAG
- a CDS encoding CHAT domain-containing protein, with the protein MSPPCNKLYLFLDGELPPVDEENFRHHLARCVMCATGLHEAMQLELLGFQAMHLEGETPEELVVVPRLEERVARPRPTWRGRLRARVPVWMWRTKGWTAGAVGLAVAALLLVLTVNVAGGTPPEVWLAHPAHRSLEARVAYARADGYRPYVPMRAGPEVSLVTTPLPLRELAELEEQGDLHGIAAAYLVRKDLRQASDFLRRTPASLDRDSDLALVALEHGRREDALEMLESVLRKSPDHPQALWNRALVLREMGLTFQAAEAFDEVAALGEPGWSEEARIRALALRSETMRRSRDFHDARAAALNLATLEGARLPLEEARRFPGVVRLGFYDAVRAAPTRDAALRLLPLAEVLDDVQGDSTLRDTVNHVAHADFGRRGPLARDYARLLRGEHPTPELFVETLRLSGEDDLYLGALVARNVVERHLEDFERIARAGGDAWLTLLAERELSVREEHAGQWWKAEQRLRAALASCSGRGLAYRCATLRRRLADLFVRLHRPADALEEARDGWRLTRELGEWNLEQQFLQEMAQIARYRQSAASARAYLRESLARIPDDCEQRTYAHRNLAIVAWADFRPDEARQELEQATRCGRPLGMMGAWVLSYLARHGAQVRDEDLLWRTLDELRRGTRTQGEQALLTFLEGQFMLERDRASGRALLKGAIDAAEKLPLDVDARKARSFAYAVLMSDAGRSGSQEQVLELMGQALRVPVPRRCVLAMAVDHERTVAAVRDANGTLAGTYDEGRTAPLHGSAEGLVPPRLVAALRGCEHVDVLALPPVHGLPGLLPVEQAWSYRVGRTRMLPEARGQGGHHLVVTGVEAPASLGLETLMPLEAPRVPDPLRVELRGASATPSRVLREMAEAREIEIHTHGIFSPELSDASLLVLAPEEDGRYALAASQVREQTLLGAPLVLLAACGAARSAPFLHEPVSLPVAFIEAGARTVLASTGDIPDTAGRFFESVRERIRAGTPPARALRDERLAWLAREPAATWPSQVLLFE; encoded by the coding sequence ATGAGCCCTCCGTGTAATAAGTTGTATCTGTTCCTGGATGGCGAGTTGCCGCCAGTCGATGAAGAGAACTTCCGCCATCACCTGGCCCGCTGCGTGATGTGCGCCACGGGTCTGCACGAGGCGATGCAGCTGGAGCTGCTCGGCTTCCAGGCGATGCACCTGGAGGGAGAGACGCCCGAGGAGCTGGTCGTCGTCCCCCGGCTCGAGGAGCGGGTGGCGCGGCCCAGGCCCACGTGGCGTGGACGGCTGCGCGCGCGGGTGCCCGTGTGGATGTGGCGCACGAAGGGGTGGACCGCGGGCGCGGTGGGGCTGGCCGTGGCGGCCCTGCTGCTGGTGCTGACGGTGAACGTGGCCGGCGGTACACCGCCCGAGGTGTGGCTGGCGCATCCCGCACATCGCTCGCTGGAGGCGCGCGTGGCCTATGCGCGGGCGGATGGCTACCGGCCCTACGTGCCCATGCGGGCGGGCCCGGAAGTCTCGCTGGTCACCACGCCGCTGCCGCTGCGCGAGCTGGCGGAACTGGAGGAGCAGGGGGACCTGCACGGCATCGCCGCCGCGTACCTGGTGCGCAAGGACTTGCGGCAGGCCTCCGACTTCCTCCGGCGAACGCCCGCGTCGTTGGACCGGGACAGCGACCTGGCCCTCGTCGCGCTGGAACACGGGCGACGCGAGGACGCGCTGGAGATGCTGGAGTCGGTGCTGCGCAAGTCTCCGGACCATCCCCAGGCGCTGTGGAATCGCGCGCTGGTGTTGAGGGAGATGGGGCTGACGTTCCAGGCGGCGGAGGCCTTCGACGAAGTGGCGGCGCTGGGCGAGCCGGGCTGGAGCGAGGAGGCCCGGATTCGGGCCCTGGCCTTGCGCAGCGAGACGATGCGGCGCTCGCGAGACTTCCACGACGCGCGGGCGGCGGCGCTGAACCTGGCCACGCTGGAGGGGGCTCGGCTTCCATTAGAGGAAGCCCGGCGCTTTCCGGGCGTGGTGCGGCTGGGCTTCTACGACGCGGTGAGGGCGGCGCCCACGCGTGATGCGGCGCTGAGGCTGTTGCCGCTCGCGGAGGTCCTCGACGACGTGCAGGGTGACTCCACCTTGCGCGACACCGTGAATCACGTGGCGCACGCGGACTTCGGGCGACGGGGCCCGCTGGCGCGCGACTACGCCCGGCTCCTGCGCGGCGAGCACCCCACGCCGGAGCTGTTCGTGGAGACGCTGCGGCTCTCTGGCGAGGACGACCTGTATCTGGGCGCACTCGTCGCTCGCAACGTGGTGGAGCGCCACCTGGAGGACTTCGAGCGCATCGCCCGCGCGGGCGGGGACGCATGGCTGACGCTCCTGGCGGAGCGCGAGTTGTCCGTGCGCGAGGAGCATGCGGGCCAGTGGTGGAAGGCCGAGCAGCGGCTTCGCGCGGCACTGGCGTCGTGCTCCGGGCGGGGCCTGGCGTACCGTTGCGCGACGCTCCGGCGCAGGCTGGCGGACCTCTTCGTGCGCCTGCACCGTCCCGCCGACGCGCTGGAAGAGGCGCGCGATGGATGGCGGCTGACGCGGGAGCTGGGAGAGTGGAACCTGGAGCAGCAGTTCCTCCAGGAGATGGCGCAGATTGCCCGCTACCGGCAGAGCGCGGCCAGCGCGCGGGCGTACCTCCGCGAGTCGTTGGCACGCATCCCGGATGACTGCGAGCAGCGCACGTATGCGCATCGCAACCTGGCCATCGTCGCGTGGGCGGACTTCCGTCCCGACGAGGCCCGGCAGGAGCTGGAGCAGGCCACGCGGTGCGGTCGCCCACTGGGGATGATGGGGGCGTGGGTGCTCTCGTATCTGGCCCGTCATGGCGCGCAGGTCCGCGATGAGGACCTGCTCTGGCGCACGCTGGATGAGCTGCGGCGGGGCACCCGGACCCAGGGCGAGCAGGCGCTGCTGACCTTCCTGGAAGGCCAGTTCATGCTGGAGCGCGACCGCGCGTCGGGCCGGGCCCTGCTGAAGGGCGCCATCGACGCGGCGGAGAAGCTCCCGTTGGATGTGGACGCGCGCAAGGCGCGCAGCTTCGCGTACGCCGTGCTGATGAGCGACGCGGGCCGCTCGGGCTCCCAGGAGCAGGTGCTGGAGTTGATGGGCCAGGCCCTGCGCGTACCCGTGCCGCGCCGCTGTGTGCTGGCCATGGCCGTGGACCATGAGCGCACCGTGGCCGCCGTGCGTGACGCGAACGGAACGCTGGCGGGCACGTATGACGAGGGGCGGACCGCGCCCCTTCATGGCTCCGCCGAGGGGCTCGTCCCCCCACGCCTGGTCGCCGCGCTGCGAGGGTGCGAGCACGTGGACGTGCTGGCCCTGCCGCCCGTGCATGGCCTGCCGGGGCTGCTTCCCGTGGAGCAGGCGTGGAGCTACCGCGTGGGTCGCACGCGGATGCTGCCGGAGGCCCGGGGGCAGGGGGGACATCACCTGGTCGTGACGGGCGTGGAGGCTCCGGCGTCGCTGGGCCTGGAGACGCTCATGCCCCTGGAGGCCCCGCGTGTCCCGGATCCGCTGCGCGTGGAGCTCCGGGGCGCGTCGGCAACGCCTTCGCGGGTGCTTCGGGAGATGGCCGAGGCTCGCGAGATTGAAATCCACACCCACGGCATCTTCAGCCCGGAGCTGTCGGACGCCTCGCTGCTGGTGCTCGCCCCGGAAGAAGACGGGCGCTATGCGCTGGCGGCGTCGCAGGTGCGGGAGCAGACGCTGCTCGGCGCCCCGCTGGTGCTGCTCGCCGCGTGTGGAGCGGCCCGCTCCGCGCCGTTCCTCCACGAGCCGGTGAGTCTGCCGGTGGCCTTCATCGAGGCGGGCGCGCGCACCGTGCTCGCCTCCACGGGCGACATCCCCGACACCGCGGGGCGCTTCTTCGAGTCCGTGCGCGAGCGCATCCGCGCCGGGACGCCTCCTGCCCGAGCCCTGCGCGACGAGCGCCTGGCGTGGCTGGCCCGCGAGCCCGCCGCGACGTGGCCCTCCCAGGTCCTCCTCTTCGAGTGA
- a CDS encoding RNA polymerase sigma factor, protein MKDHRIASVKRFAVAYSAGVAHEGFEEFAQRVRPMLVALAKRLCGQGGIDPEDMAQEALVRALVHHANLSAQPEPVYRAWLCRALTNHFLDQCRKRRTELLEQERRDIRLVREDVASPDAHTGEMWERITDADLVKAISRLPNPRVREAFELHAKGMRYRAIAQQMGVPEGTVGSWLFQARKELRELLLPLTGGGGAA, encoded by the coding sequence ATGAAGGACCATCGCATTGCCTCGGTGAAGCGATTCGCCGTGGCCTACAGTGCCGGCGTGGCACACGAAGGCTTCGAGGAGTTTGCCCAGCGCGTCAGGCCCATGCTCGTGGCCCTGGCGAAGCGTCTGTGTGGCCAGGGTGGCATCGACCCCGAGGACATGGCGCAGGAAGCGCTGGTCCGGGCACTCGTCCACCACGCCAACCTGTCCGCCCAGCCAGAGCCCGTGTACCGGGCGTGGCTGTGCCGGGCGTTGACCAATCATTTCCTGGACCAGTGCCGCAAGCGTAGGACGGAGTTGTTGGAGCAGGAGCGCCGGGACATCCGGTTGGTGCGCGAGGATGTGGCGTCTCCCGACGCGCACACCGGAGAGATGTGGGAGCGCATCACCGACGCGGACCTGGTGAAGGCCATTTCCCGGCTGCCCAACCCCCGGGTGCGCGAGGCGTTCGAGTTGCACGCCAAGGGCATGCGGTACCGCGCCATCGCCCAGCAGATGGGCGTGCCCGAGGGGACCGTGGGGAGCTGGTTGTTCCAGGCGCGCAAGGAGCTGCGGGAGCTGCTGTTGCCGCTGACGGGTGGGGGAGGGGCCGCATGA
- a CDS encoding zinc-binding dehydrogenase yields the protein MRATVFRDAGKFGLEEVEKPRAGVGEAVVRMTLTTICGTDLHIVRGEFPVKPGLTIGHELVGVIDELGPGLEGYRVGDRVLVGAVTPCGQCHACLAGHSSQCGHGSGYEATGGWRLGNTLPGTQAEYVRVPYAQVNLAPIPEGLSDEQVLLLADSASTGFSGAESAGVRIGDTVVVFALGPVGLCAALGARLMGAARVIGVGGGESRLAVARRMGVDVVLDYRNQDVMAEVRRLTGGGADVAIEALGTQQTFENALRSVRPGGVVSSLGVYSGKLQMPYDAFAAGLGDHRIVTTLCPGGKERMRRLMATVESGRVDLTPLFTHRFALKDIRDAYELVGERSDGVIKVAIHP from the coding sequence ATGCGAGCCACCGTCTTTCGAGACGCCGGAAAGTTCGGACTGGAAGAGGTCGAGAAGCCTCGCGCGGGCGTGGGCGAGGCCGTCGTCCGGATGACGCTGACGACGATTTGCGGCACCGACCTGCACATCGTCCGAGGTGAGTTCCCCGTGAAGCCGGGCCTCACCATCGGCCATGAGTTGGTGGGCGTCATCGACGAGCTGGGCCCGGGACTCGAAGGCTACCGGGTGGGCGACCGCGTCCTCGTCGGCGCCGTCACCCCCTGCGGCCAATGCCATGCGTGCCTGGCGGGCCACTCCTCTCAATGCGGACACGGCTCGGGCTACGAGGCCACCGGAGGCTGGAGGCTGGGCAACACCCTGCCCGGCACCCAGGCCGAGTACGTCCGAGTCCCCTACGCGCAGGTCAACCTCGCGCCCATTCCCGAGGGGCTCTCGGACGAGCAGGTGCTGCTGCTGGCGGACAGCGCCTCCACGGGGTTCAGCGGCGCGGAGTCGGCCGGCGTGCGAATCGGAGACACCGTCGTCGTCTTCGCCCTGGGCCCCGTCGGGCTGTGTGCCGCGTTGGGCGCTCGGCTGATGGGTGCCGCGCGGGTCATCGGTGTCGGCGGAGGGGAGTCCCGGCTGGCCGTCGCGCGGCGAATGGGTGTGGACGTGGTGCTGGACTATCGGAACCAGGACGTGATGGCCGAAGTGCGTCGGCTCACGGGCGGTGGCGCGGACGTGGCCATCGAGGCCCTGGGCACGCAGCAGACCTTCGAGAACGCGCTGCGCTCGGTGCGCCCCGGGGGCGTCGTCTCCAGCCTGGGCGTCTACTCCGGCAAGCTCCAGATGCCCTACGACGCGTTCGCCGCGGGGCTTGGCGACCATCGCATCGTCACCACGCTCTGCCCTGGCGGGAAGGAGCGCATGCGGAGGTTGATGGCCACCGTCGAGTCGGGGCGCGTGGACTTGACGCCCCTGTTCACCCACCGCTTCGCGCTGAAGGACATCCGCGACGCCTACGAGCTCGTCGGCGAGCGGAGCGACGGCGTCATCAAGGTGGCCATCCACCCGTGA
- a CDS encoding CHAT domain-containing protein yields MNSACNDLQRFLDGQMNAGEQGRFREHLGRCLHCEAGFLEGIQLELLAHKALTPEVNRAEDLSPPRPPPPEPGGWKSLLRRRGGLVLLVAGLALSLLVPSLEHAGVDSMSWLVNEGSRVLEARVTYPSVDSHYRPFVPNRGGAVSAPGVEMVPIQELSKLEARGDLHGIATAYLLRGAPRQAEAFLKRLPAAADRDSDLALLALEDARQGGGPVDMHSARLEEALVLLEGVLRAAPRHPQALWNRALVLGELGLSLQAADSFSEVAKLGETGWSAEAEARARTLREETLLRGRQWKAALASTRDLLTDPAAPVPLELAREHPGIVRLGFYDAVRAATTRAEVLRLQPLARALDERYGGQVLQRWVSQVAERDFARRAPLAREYARMVLGTLPPSGEVMARLRDSGEEDLYLGALVRAAAGRHPADVATLVRLGRASEDPWMQLLVEVEQAKVEQREGRWWAAEKRLLVSLETCQKQRVVYRCLSLERALADLYLELHRPAEAFQHAWSGWGRAREALEWQYEQGFLQLLADVARYQHSFTSARAYLGESLLRMPEDCAQRTHVHSNIALLEWQRFRPKAARESLERALECERPLGLTGALTLSEMARSVPSGNDAQVLRRALADLRRGGVSPGREALLLSIEGQFVMEASRDAGHSLIHRSLALAEQEPDGVDARKALAFGYSALISEAGREGDWHEALRLMGQELLLEPVPTHCLLAVSLQHERTLVLVRSATGELKGVFSTDRQEPLHDDASGLVPAELLKELTGCAHVDVLTRPPVHGLTGLLPDFLAWSYRVGRGVQPPAVVGGRSSHLVITEVSSPPSLRLQKLGALTPPRVPDPWRVELRGSEATPSRVLSEMTEASEVELHTHGLYSASMSDASMVVLAPDSDGSFALTADKVRQTRLSRAPLVLLAACGAARTAPFPHESFSLPMAFISAGASAVLASSVEIPDTAGAFFEKVRERIRAGTRPSVALRDSRASWREAHPEDARWLSHVLLFE; encoded by the coding sequence ATGAACAGCGCATGCAATGACTTGCAGCGCTTCCTCGACGGGCAGATGAACGCGGGGGAGCAGGGTCGGTTTCGTGAACACCTGGGGCGATGCCTGCATTGTGAGGCGGGCTTCCTCGAAGGGATTCAGCTGGAGTTGCTCGCGCACAAGGCGCTGACGCCGGAGGTGAATCGAGCGGAGGACTTGTCTCCACCCAGGCCCCCGCCACCGGAGCCCGGAGGCTGGAAGTCCTTGCTCCGGAGGCGTGGAGGGCTGGTGTTGCTGGTCGCGGGGCTCGCCTTGTCCCTGCTCGTCCCGAGCCTCGAACACGCGGGTGTGGATTCGATGTCCTGGCTCGTCAATGAGGGCTCGCGCGTCCTCGAGGCGCGTGTGACGTACCCCTCCGTGGACTCCCATTACCGGCCCTTCGTCCCGAATCGGGGCGGCGCCGTGTCGGCTCCCGGCGTGGAGATGGTGCCCATCCAGGAGCTGTCGAAGCTGGAGGCGCGAGGAGACCTGCATGGCATCGCCACGGCCTATCTGCTCCGGGGCGCGCCTCGGCAGGCGGAGGCCTTCCTGAAGCGACTGCCCGCGGCGGCGGACCGGGACAGCGACCTCGCGTTGCTCGCGCTGGAGGATGCGCGCCAGGGCGGTGGTCCCGTGGATATGCACTCGGCCCGGCTGGAGGAGGCGCTCGTGCTCCTCGAGGGCGTGCTGCGCGCGGCGCCTCGGCATCCGCAGGCGCTGTGGAATCGAGCCCTCGTGCTGGGAGAGCTGGGGCTGTCGCTGCAAGCCGCCGACTCCTTCAGCGAGGTCGCGAAGCTGGGGGAGACGGGCTGGAGCGCGGAGGCGGAGGCTCGGGCGCGAACGCTGCGCGAGGAGACGCTGCTGCGAGGGCGCCAGTGGAAGGCGGCCCTCGCGTCGACCCGGGACCTCCTGACGGACCCCGCCGCGCCGGTGCCCTTGGAGCTGGCGCGCGAGCATCCGGGCATCGTGCGGCTGGGCTTCTATGACGCGGTCCGCGCGGCGACCACGCGTGCGGAGGTGCTGCGGCTCCAGCCTCTGGCGCGGGCGCTGGACGAGCGCTACGGCGGACAGGTCCTCCAGCGGTGGGTCTCGCAGGTGGCGGAGCGGGACTTCGCGCGCCGCGCGCCGCTGGCGCGGGAGTACGCGCGAATGGTGCTGGGCACATTGCCGCCCTCGGGCGAGGTGATGGCGCGACTTCGCGACTCCGGAGAGGAGGACCTCTACCTCGGGGCGCTCGTGCGCGCGGCGGCCGGACGACACCCGGCCGACGTGGCGACGCTGGTCCGACTGGGCCGGGCGTCCGAGGACCCGTGGATGCAGTTGCTCGTCGAGGTGGAGCAGGCGAAGGTGGAGCAGCGCGAGGGACGGTGGTGGGCCGCGGAGAAGCGGCTCCTGGTGTCGCTGGAGACGTGCCAGAAGCAGCGCGTGGTGTATCGCTGCTTGAGCCTGGAGCGTGCGCTCGCGGACCTCTACCTGGAGCTGCACCGCCCGGCGGAGGCCTTCCAGCATGCCTGGAGCGGATGGGGACGCGCGAGGGAGGCGCTCGAGTGGCAGTACGAGCAGGGGTTCCTCCAACTGCTCGCCGACGTGGCGCGCTACCAGCATTCCTTCACGAGTGCTCGCGCCTACCTCGGGGAGTCCCTGCTGCGCATGCCGGAGGACTGTGCCCAGCGCACGCATGTCCACAGCAACATCGCGCTGCTGGAGTGGCAGCGGTTCCGTCCGAAGGCCGCGCGTGAATCGCTGGAGCGTGCGCTGGAGTGTGAGCGACCGCTGGGACTGACGGGGGCCTTGACGCTGTCGGAGATGGCCCGCTCCGTCCCCAGCGGGAATGACGCGCAGGTGCTGCGCCGAGCCCTCGCGGACCTTCGCCGCGGCGGCGTGTCCCCGGGCCGCGAGGCGCTGCTGCTCTCCATCGAGGGCCAGTTCGTGATGGAGGCGTCGCGCGACGCGGGGCATTCGCTCATCCATCGAAGCCTGGCGCTGGCGGAGCAGGAGCCGGACGGCGTGGATGCGCGCAAGGCGCTCGCGTTCGGCTACTCCGCGTTGATCTCCGAAGCGGGGCGCGAGGGGGACTGGCACGAGGCCCTGCGGTTGATGGGGCAGGAGTTGCTCCTGGAGCCCGTGCCCACGCACTGCCTGTTGGCGGTGTCGCTCCAGCATGAGCGGACCCTGGTGCTCGTACGAAGCGCCACGGGGGAGCTGAAGGGCGTCTTCTCCACGGACCGCCAGGAGCCGCTGCACGATGACGCCTCGGGGTTGGTTCCCGCAGAGCTCCTGAAGGAGCTGACGGGCTGCGCGCACGTCGATGTGCTCACGCGGCCTCCGGTGCATGGACTCACGGGGCTGCTGCCGGACTTCCTGGCATGGAGCTATCGCGTGGGGCGCGGCGTGCAGCCTCCCGCCGTGGTGGGCGGTCGCTCGAGCCACCTGGTCATCACCGAGGTCTCGAGTCCTCCCTCCCTCCGCTTGCAGAAGCTGGGAGCGCTCACGCCTCCGCGCGTGCCGGACCCGTGGCGGGTGGAGCTCCGGGGCTCGGAGGCCACGCCATCGCGAGTGCTGAGCGAGATGACGGAGGCCTCCGAGGTGGAGCTCCACACGCACGGGCTCTACAGCGCGTCCATGTCGGATGCGTCGATGGTGGTGCTCGCGCCCGACTCGGATGGGAGCTTCGCGCTGACGGCCGACAAGGTCCGGCAGACGCGGCTGTCGCGTGCGCCGCTGGTGTTGTTGGCCGCCTGTGGCGCGGCGAGGACGGCGCCCTTCCCCCACGAGTCCTTCAGCCTGCCCATGGCCTTCATCTCGGCGGGCGCGAGCGCGGTGCTGGCCTCGTCCGTGGAGATTCCCGACACGGCGGGAGCCTTCTTCGAGAAGGTGCGCGAGCGCATCCGCGCGGGCACGCGTCCCTCCGTGGCGCTGCGCGACTCGCGGGCCTCCTGGCGCGAAGCACATCCGGAGGACGCGCGGTGGCTCTCGCACGTCCTCCTCTTCGAGTGA